Proteins encoded together in one Quercus lobata isolate SW786 chromosome 3, ValleyOak3.0 Primary Assembly, whole genome shotgun sequence window:
- the LOC115982657 gene encoding uncharacterized protein LOC115982657, with amino-acid sequence MSQLGFSHFRISIKRTGLRNISGVLSLRCFFSCPSSAEINPSPFRLLGPPEISHSTVNATPGLVDTQDFFSDEKLLREKCYLRSRDPCFQFYEKRRKIKAVDSLVNYLENSWYHCPHTTLKLICLLRNTSYFRNLRREEFFVAAMWLHQYHPKTLACNVKTFAKFGCLKDLLEILRRIVNSGIPKHTYFMDSEGLERREGISRRIKKNMRSKILIRIKMRRKNMKVVKDKTKTKKETSTFLRMVKRNMMLKEDFEKRLKALKDRTNAEKMRKEKINMMVKKAIRRYNYDKNYRFLYDRISDLFAKLLKADLEHLNSGQTAKISLASKWCPSLYSSYDYSTLFCESVARRLFPYDSCPEYKGIDEAHYVYRVRNRLQKEVLVPLRKALELPEIYMSANQWNLLPYDRISSVAFKTYKRAFYKHDRERFLQYLQNVQCLEMPKTTAKDLLPHEILKLFQYANGHEVAELQWKRMLDAFSKNGKFVNCISTFNSNDWTDEFCCGFTLMTSELCASPWKGKVLKYSDNPEVVSIKGDDLQSRINFCRLNNVVSPKGDGNDTKPWGLLLLSFLDKILETAIDLNVRKQDMIKRVFMFEGKRPNCASSCHYESCCGDHDCGWRKNYEAMKEKFEVNGYVMPQITHWEWDMTCMSKFGLKYPEVISFEGGLTHIRGLFKTSFRFFVEGDGTLNLRAMMDSEICSADDPELLVHD; translated from the coding sequence ATGAGTCAGCTTGGTTTTTCACACTTTCGCATCTCTATCAAAAGGACTGGTTTAAGAAACATTTCTGGAGTGTTGTCTTTAAGGTGCTTTTTTTCTTGTCCTAGCTCAGCAGAAATAAATCCTTCTCCATTTCGACTGCTTGGACCTCCAGAAATCTCTCATTCAACAGTTAATGCGACCCCAGGTCTAGTTGATACCCAAGACTTCTTCTCTGATGAAAAACTACTTCGGGAGAAATGCTATCTTAGATCACGTGATCcgtgttttcaattttatgaaAAGCGTAGAAAAATTAAAGCAGTTGATAGTCTGGTGAACTATTTGGAGAATTCTTGGTACCACTGTCCACATACTACCCTCAAACTCATTTGCCTCCTGAGGAACACTAGTTATTTTAGAAACCTAAGAAGAGAGGAGTTCTTTGTGGCAGCTATGTGGCTCCACCAATACCACCCTAAAACGTTAGCGTGCAATGTGAAAACATTTGCCAAATTTGGGTGTTTGAAAGACTTGCTGGAAATCCTCCGTCGGATTGTCAATAGTGGCATCCCAAAACATACATATTTCATGGACAGCGAAGGACTTGAAAGGAGAGAGGGAATTTCAAGAaggataaagaaaaatatgagaaGCAAAATACTTATAAGGataaagatgagaaggaaaaatATGAAGGTTGTGAAGGATAAGACAAAGACTAAGAAGGAGACGTCAACATTTTTGAGAATGGTAAAAAGAAATATGATGTTAAAAGAGGACTTTGAGAAGAGATTGAAGGCTCTGAAGGATAGGACGAATGCTGAGAAAATGAGAAAGGAGAAAATAAATATGATGGTAAAAAAAGCCATTCGGCGGTACAATTACGATAAAAATTACCGTTTCTTATATGATCGGATTTCTGATCTCTTTGCCAAGCTACTTAAGGCTGATCTTGAGCACTTGAATTCTGGGCAGACAGCAAAAATTAGTTTGGCTTCAAAATGGTGCCCTTCTCTTTACTCTTCTTATGattattcaactttattttGTGAGAGTGTTGCCAGGAGGCTTTTCCCTTATGATTCTTGTCCTGAATACAAAGGGATCGATGAGGCTCACTATGTTTACAGAGTTCGAAACCGTTTACAAAAAGAAGTTCTTGTCCCACTTCGCAAAGCCTTAGAGTTACCGGAAATTTACATGAGTGCCAATCAATGGAACTTACTTCCATACGATCGAATCTCATCTGTTGCCTTCAAAACTTACAAGCGTGCATTCTATAAGCATGACCGAGAAAGGTTTTTGCAGTACCTTCAAAATGTGCAGTGCCTTGAAATGCCAAAAACCACTGCCAAGGATTTACTTCCTCAtgagatattaaaactttttcaGTACGCTAATGGTCATGAAGTTGCTGAACTGCAATGGAAAAGGATGCTGGATGCTTTCTCTAAGAATGGGAAATTTGTCAATTGCATTTCAACGTTTAACAGTAATGATTGGACAGATGAATTCTGCTGTGGCTTTACATTGATGACTTCTGAACTCTGTGCAAGCCCTTGGAAGGGAAAGGTCCTTAAGTACAGTGATAATCCTGAGGTGGTGAGCATCAAGGGAGATGATCTTCAGTCAAGGATAAATTTTTGTAGACTAAATAATGTTGTGAGCCCAAAAGGAGATGGTAATGATACTAAACCATGGGGCCTGCTGCTATTATCATTCTTGGATAAAATTTTGGAAACTGCAATAGACCTGAATGTGAGAAAACAGGACATGATCAAAAGGGTTTTCATGTTTGAAGGTAAACGCCCTAATTGTGCGTCTAGTTGCCATTATGAAAGCTGTTGTGGGGATCATGATTGTGGCTGGAGAAAGAACTATGAAGCAATGAAGGAGAAGTTTGAAGTGAATGGGTATGTGATGCCCCAAATTACGCATTGGGAATGGGACATGACATGCATGAGTAAATTTGGACTGAAATATCCGGAAGTGATATCATTTGAAGGTGGTCTGACACACATAAGAGGACTCTTCAAGACAAGTTTCAGATTTTTTGTGGAGGGAGATGGAACCCTGAATTTAAGAGCTATGATGGATTCGGAGATTTGCAGTGCAGATGACCCAGAACTTTTAGTGCAcgattga